Proteins from a single region of Electrophorus electricus isolate fEleEle1 chromosome 5, fEleEle1.pri, whole genome shotgun sequence:
- the tcima gene encoding transcriptional and immune response regulator a → MSTYVTSESRRVCPSVYGSRFDTAHRKRAVANIFENVNQDALMKLFQKTGDMKAEERVRSIFSSSSDPEETARALMALKQRKKDKFLQIAGMVRQLLKMR, encoded by the coding sequence ATGTCGACGTACGTGACCTCGGAGAGTCGCCGGGTCTGCCCCTCCGTCTACGGCAGCAGGTTCGACACGGCGCACCGCAAGCGGGCCGTGGCGAACATCTTCGAGAACGTCAACCAGGACGCGCTGATGAAGCTGTTCCAGAAAACCGGGGACATGAAAGCggaggagagggtgaggagCATCTTCTCCTCCTCGAGCGATCCCGAGGAAACGGCCAGAGCCCTGATGGCGCTGAAGCAACGAAAGAAGGATAAGTTCCTGCAGATCGCGGGCATGGTCCGGCAGTTGCTCAAGATGCGTTGA